The following coding sequences are from one Alosa alosa isolate M-15738 ecotype Scorff River chromosome 13, AALO_Geno_1.1, whole genome shotgun sequence window:
- the LOC125306525 gene encoding taste receptor type 1 member 1-like — MRFAVEEINNSSTLLPNVTLGYHIFDHCTDAHNLPDILQLFSVNDSVNLKQMYNHYQSQVIGFIGAFTSTETINLAPMFMMDLIPMVSYGATSSTLSDKVTYPSLIRTMPNNKSQIELIIHIIKYFGWDWVAFIASNSEYSNNGFQLFVELIKNTGICLGYKELLTDQSKLNTTFHRIDTLKINVIILFIGSVFAEKIITTSVQLGVHNKVWIASDSWSMNNYLLTLQGIATIGTIIGVTPTVVPLPGFDEFIYQSQHRGDSVHSVEVFCNQACDNCSSVSPEDVINENPVLSFPIYSAVYTMAMALHNVLQCNHSGCNYICPVYPYMLLQEIKRLQFHLKEFFISFDKNLDLHSSYSILFWDTSNHSVKIHQIGTYSNYPVSNLTIFDTDLYWHDSGVVPFSNCSVECKPGHVRQKNGLHQCCFICVKCLSNHYANHTANLYSCLNCDKYEWSEAGSTSCQTRSVEYLHFSDGYSIVLMVFASSFMLLCLGVAMLFVMHRSTPVVRSAGGSMCFLMLGCLAASAISIFFYFSELSTFSCIVRDLVYAFFYTVCLSCLFVRSFQIICIFKMAAHLPKAHAWWVKHNGQWLVVAALSLLQLLLCTLSMATSPPLPKEDTSFKDQIVLKCNANNIVISSLPIGLMLILSGLCFCFSYMGTDLPKNYNEAKAITFSMLLFCLSWAIFITADLMSHTKYVQVVKIVVELSCLYGIMFSYFIPKSFIIVFQPVKNTQEYFQASIQSYTQTISRM; from the exons ATGAGGTTTGCTGTTGAGGAGATCAACAACTCCAGTACCCTCCTGCCTAACGTAACCCTTGGTTACCATATATTTGATCACTGCACTGACGCTCACAATTTGCCAGACATCCTCCAGTTATTCTCTGTTAATGACTCTGTAAATCTCAAGCAGATGTATAACCACTACCAGTCTCAAGTTATAGGCTTCATTGGTGCCTTCACTAGCACTGAAACTATCAATCTGGCTCCAATGTTCATGATGGATCTGATTCCGATG GTCAGTTACGGGGCCACCAGTTCTACCCTCAGTGATAAAGTGACATATCCATCCCTCATAAGGACCATGCCTAACAACAAAAGTCAGATTGAACTCATCATTCACATCATCAAGTATTTTGGTTGGGACTGGGTGGCGTTTATTGCCTCCAATTCTGAGTATAGTAACAATGGCTTTCAACTGTTTGTTGAACTGATTAAAAACACAGGCATCTGCCTGGGATACAAAGAGCTACTCACTGACCAATCAAAGTTGAACACAACATTTCATAGGATAGACACACTCAAGATTAATGTCATTATCCTTTTCATTGGGTCAGTCTTTGCTGAGAAAATTATCACCACCTCAGTACAACTTGGCGTCCACAATAAAGTCTGGATTGCCAGTGATTCCTGGTCCATGAACAACTATTTGCTCACACTCCAAGGAATAGCAACTATTGGCACCATTATAGGTGTGACACCAACAGTTGTTCCCCTACCTGGCTTTGATGAGTTCATTTACCAGTCACAACACAGAGGCGATTCTGTCCACAGCGTTGAAGTCTTCTGCAACCAGGCCTGTGATAACTGTTCCTCAGTCAGCCCAGAGGATGTCATCAATGAAAACCCTGTCTTATCTTTCCCCATTTATTCTGCTGTGTACACCATGGCAATGGCTTTGCACAATGTTCTACAGTGCAACCATTCAGGATGCAACTACATTTGCCCAGTCTACCCCTACATG CTTCTACAAGAAATCAAACGCTTGCAGTTCCACCTGAAAGAGTTTTTCATATCTTTTGACAAGAATTTGGACCTACATTCAAGCTACTCTATTCTGTTTTGGGACACCAGTAATCACTCCGTGAAGATTCATCAGATTGGCACGTACAGCAACTATCCTGTGTCAAATCTGACTATTTTTGACACAGATCTATACTGGCATGACAGTGGAGTG GTGCCATTTTCTAACTGCTCTGTGGAGTGTAAACCAGGGCATGTGCGGCAGAAGAATGGTCTTCATCAgtgctgttttatttgtgtgaaaTGCCTCAGTAACCATTATGCCAACCATACAG CTAACCTGTATTCATGCCTGAACTGTGACAAGTATGAGTGGTCCGAGGCTGGAAGCACGTCATGCCAGACACGTTCCGTGGAATACCTCCACTTCTCCGATGGCTACTCCATTGTCCTCATGGTCTTTGCATCCTCCTTCATGCTCCTGTGTCTGGGGGTGGCCATGCTGTTTGTCATGCACCGCTCCACGCCTGTAGTGCGGTCAGCAGGGGGCAGCATGTGCTTCCTGATGCTGGGCTGCCTCGCCGCTTCTGCCATCAGCATCTTCTTCTACTTCAGCGAGTTGTCAACCTTTAGCTGCATTGTTAGGGACTTAGTATATGCCTTCTTCTACACCGTGTGCCTGTCCTGCCTGTTCGTCCGCTCCTTCCAGATCATTTGCATCTTCAAGATGGCCGCCCACCTGCCCAAAGCGCACGCATGGTGGGTGAAGCACAATGGCCAGTGGTTGGTGGTagctgccctctctctcctccagctcctgctcTGTACCCTGTCAATGGCCACAAGTCCCCCTTTGCCAAAAGAGGACACATCATTCAAAGACCAGATTGTCCTCAAATGTAATGCAAATAATATAGTCATCTCATCTTTACCTATTGGTCTCATGTTGATCCTCAGTGGGCTTTGTTTCTGCTTCTCCTACATGGGAACAGACCTGCCCAAGAACTACAATGAGGCCAAAGCCATCACTTTCagcatgttgttgttttgtctgAGCTGGGCCATCTTTATCACAGCTGACCTGATGTCCCACACCAAGTATGTGCAGGTGGTGAAGATTGTGGTTGAGCTGAGCTGTTTGTATGGCATCATGTTCAGTTACTTCATCCCAAAGTCCTTCATCATTGTCTTTCAGCCTGTAAAGAACACACAGGAGTATTTCCAAGCCAGCATTCAGAGTTACACACAAACTATAAGCAGAATGTAG